The nucleotide window TGCGCTCGACGCCCTGGCCGAACGACACCTTGCGGACCGTGAAGGTCGCGCGCGGGCCGCCGCGATGCTGGCCGATGATCATCCCCTCGAAGATCTGGATCCGCTCCTTGTCCCCCTCGCGCACTTTCACGTGCACGCGCACGGTGTCGCCGGGACGCATTGCCGGGCGCTCGACAAGCTGCTGCTTCTCGAGGCTGTCCATCAGGTTCATTGTTCGTGCTCCTCTTTAAGTTCGTCCAGCAGTCGGCGATCGTCGCCGGTGAGCGCCGCCCGCTCGAGCAGTTCCGGGCGCGTTTCGAGCGTCCGCCGCAGCGCCTCGCGCCGCCGCCACCGCTCGATCTCGGCGTGGTGGCCGGAGAGCAGCACGGGCGGCACCTCCGCGCCCCGGAAGTTCGCGGGGCGCGTGAACTGCGGATAATCCAGCA belongs to Acidobacteriota bacterium and includes:
- the rplS gene encoding 50S ribosomal protein L19, with product MNLMDSLEKQQLVERPAMRPGDTVRVHVKVREGDKERIQIFEGMIIGQHRGGPRATFTVRKVSFGQGVERIFPLHSPIVDKIEVVRSAKVRRAKLYFLRELKGKAARMTEKKKVS